One Scyliorhinus canicula chromosome 12, sScyCan1.1, whole genome shotgun sequence genomic region harbors:
- the LOC119974659 gene encoding uncharacterized protein LOC119974659, protein MSNCWQYRSKRTQLKPGRYCTGRTAGKVLHRTYSREGTAQDVQPGRYCTGNTAGKVLHRTYSREGTAQDVQPGRYCTGRTAGKVLHRKYSREGTAQDLQPGRYCTGRTAGKVLHRTYSREAAQDLQPGRYCTGLTAGKVLHRTYSREGTAQEIQPGSCTGRTAGKVLHRKYSREGTAQDLQPGRYCTGLTAGKVLHRTYSREGTAQEIQPGSCTGRTAGKVLHRKYSREGTTQEIQPGRYYTGNTAGKVLHRKYSREGTTQEIQPGRYYKHLFPRPKDLKVPLIENRHQRQQQIFTTRISLSI, encoded by the coding sequence AAGCCGGGAAGGTACTGCACAGGACGTACAGCCGGGAAGGTACTGCACAGGACGTACAGCCGGGAAGGTACTGCACAGGACGTACAGCCGGGAAGGTACTGCACAGGAAATACAGCCGGGAAGGTACTGCACAGGACTTACAGCCGGGAAGGTACTGCACAGGACGTACAGCCGGGAAGGTACTGCACAGGACGTACAGCCGGGAAGGTACTGCACAGGAAATACAGCCGGGAAGGTACTGCACAGGACTTACAGCCGGGAAGGTACTGCACAGGACGTACAGCCGGGAAGGTACTGCACAGGACGTACAGCCGGGAAGCTGCACAGGACTTACAGCCGGGAAGGTACTGCACAGGACTTACAGCCGGGAAGGTACTACACAGGACTTACAGCCGGGAAGGTACTGCACAGGAAATACAGCCAGGAAGCTGCACAGGACGTACAGCCGGGAAGGTACTGCACAGGAAATACAGCCGGGAAGGTACTGCACAGGACTTACAGCCGGGAAGGTACTGCACAGGACTTACAGCCGGGAAGGTACTGCACAGGACTTACAGCCGGGAAGGTACTGCACAGGAAATACAGCCAGGAAGCTGCACAGGACGTACAGCCGGGAAGGTACTGCACAGGAAATACAGCCGGGAAGGTACTACACAGGAAATACAGCCGGGAAGGTACTACACAGGAAATACAGCCGGGAAGGTACTACACAGGAAATACAGCCGGGAAGGTACTACACAGGAAATACAGCCGGGAAGGTACTACAAGCACTTATTTCCCAGACCGAAAGATTTAAAGGTGCCACTCATTGAAAACAGGCACCAGAGACAACAACAAATATTTACCACGAGAATTAGTCTCAGTATTTAA